The Acanthochromis polyacanthus isolate Apoly-LR-REF ecotype Palm Island chromosome 16, KAUST_Apoly_ChrSc, whole genome shotgun sequence genome segment GTGAAAAACTCCATGCTGCAAAACAAAGAAGAGCTGGAGCGCCTAATTCAGGCCAGAGAGGCCCTGCGATTCATGCAGCCTCTGAGAGGCACGCCTGCATATTGGCACAAAAGCCTAAAGGATTTGCACGCGATGCTGAGGCAACTCGGCAAGCCCACCTTCTTTGTGACTTTTTCAGCGGCAGAGATGAGATGGCCTGAAGTCATTCAGGTCATCAAAGCACAGCAAGGTCAGACACTTGCTGACTTTTCACAGCTGGACTGGAAATCCAAGTGCGACATCCTGCGCAGCAACCCCGTCACAGTCATGCGAATGTTTCACCATCGGGTTAATGCGCTTATGGCAGACCTCATTCTCTCACCAGCGCAACCAATCGGCGAGGTGGAGGATTATTTTTACCGTGTGGAGTTTCAGGCTCGAGGAAGCCCACACATCCACATGCTAGTGTGGGTCAAAGACGCCCCTGTGTACGGCGAGGACTTGGATCAAGTTGTCTGCAAGTACATCGACCGTTACATCTCCTGCAAGATGCCTGACCCCAAGGAGGACCCAGAACTCCACAAAATTGTGTCGGAAGTTCAGGTCCACAGCAAGAGCCACTCTTTTTCGTGCAAGAAGGGCAACGTAGTCTGTCGTTTTGGCTTCCCCAAGCTGCCATTTGACAACACCTGGATCACGAATCCGTGCGAGTGCGAAGTGGAgatggaagaggaagaggaagaggaagaggaagtggTCCGACAGGCACGGAGAGAACGGATCCAAAGGCAGCAGCAGGACGCCAAGGAGAAGCTTCAGCACCTCAGACAACTCCTTATGGATCCAAAGGCTTCATTCAAGGACTTGTCAGATCTCCTCCAGCGTTGCAACTTGGAGCGTGACATCTACATGAACTGCGCCGAAAAACTGACCAGCGGGAGCGTGGTAATGCTGAAGCGGCATCCAAACGACTGTTGGGTCAATGCGTACAACCCAGACCTTCTCCGCGCTTGGAACGCCAACATGGACATCCAGTACGTGCTGGACGAGTACAGTTGCGCCATGTACATGATGTCGTACATGACCAAGCCGGAGCACGAAATGACCGAATTCTTGAAGTCGGTCGTAAAGACGGCGAGGGAGTCCGAcctcaaccagcagcaggaaatGAGGAGGATCATGCAGGCCTACGCGAAGCACAGAGAGGTAAGCGCCCAGGAAGCGGTGGCTCGCACGTGCAGCCTCCCTTTGAAAAAGTGCTCCAGGTCTGTCATCTTCCTGTCAACGGACGAAGACGGGATGAAGATGAGTCTTCCCATGAGTCGGCTGAACGACATGGCACCCGAGTCCGAGGAGGTGTGGATGATGGGGGTACCTGACAAGTACCTGTTCAGACCACAGACTCGTGAGTTCGAGGGAATGTGTCTGGCCGAGTTTGCGTCGGACTACAGGGTAATCTACGGACAGCACGCTCAACGCAACAGTGCGATTGCCCTCCGCGACAACAAAGGCTACATTGCCAAGAGGACAGCAGGAAGAGAAGCAGTCATCCGATTCGCGCGTTTCTCAGAGACCAAAACACCAGAGAAGCACTTCAGGCGGCTTCTGAAGCTGTACCTGCCACACCGATCGGACCACCAGCTCAACGACGGAGGTCGTACCGCGTACGAAGACTTCTACAAATTTCGTCCTGATGTGAAGCGCATCGTGGACAATAACAAGAAGCGGTACGAGGAAAAAGGCGCAGGCATGGACAAGGCACTCCAACGCGTCGAGGAAGGTCCAGTCCTCAACGCTTGGAACTCCTTTGCACCCGAAGTTGAGGTTGACCGACAGGAGTGTCTTAACCTGCGACAAACTGTCACGGAGGACAACGAAGAGGACGCCGTCCCGGACTTTGACGTTAGCTTACCAGCTCCCAGGATCGAGGTGCCTCGGTTGAGTCCGGACTTTGTCCGGAAGATGTTTCAGAGTCTGAACGAGACCCAGGCATGCATCTTCTATGCTGTGCGGCAATGGTGCCTTCAGCGTGTGTGGGGCCACAATCCAGAACCGTTTCACTACTTTGTTTCAGGTGGAGCTGGATGTGGTAAGTCCCACGTCATAAAGTGCATTCACGAGGAAGCAACGAGGATTCTGCGGGAGCTCCCCAGATTCCGAGACATGGCTGACATGTCCCAGCCAGCTGTGCTTCTGACGGCCTTCACAGGCACAGCAGCCTTCAACATCGCGGGCAAAACGTTGCACTCTGTCCTCAAGCTTCCTAGGTCCTTGGAGCCGCCATACCAGGGCCTCGGCAATGCACTTGACGAACTTCGAGCGTCATTGTCTTCCGTTGAGATTCTCATCATCGACGAAATTTCCATGGTTTCCAAGAAGCTGTTTGCCTACGTCAACTGGCGTTTCCAGCAGCTGAAGGGAAACCGCAGACCTTTCGGCGGCGTTTCCATTCTTGCAGTCGGCGACTTTTACCAGCTACCACCGCTGGGCAGGGCCAAGCCGCTCTGCGTCTATGAAGATACGGAGTTCGATCTCTGGAGAGATCACTTTTCCATTGTCAACCTTACGGAAATCATGCGGCAGAAAGATGACCGCGCTTTTGCCGAACTCCTCAACCGACTGCGAGTCAAGCGCAAGGAGGATCCTTTGAGTCTCGCGGACCGCGAATTACTCTTACGGGCCGTCTCGGACGGTAAGGACCTTCGAGGAGAAACGCTCCATGTCTTTGCCACGAACAAGCAGGTGGACAGTCACAACGCAGACGCTGTGAGTTCCCTGCTTGAACAACAGATCACCATCGTGGCACAAGATTTTCGAAAGGACGTTACAACAGGAAGGAAGGTCCCCGTGCAAAATGTCACCggcacaaaaacagatttgcCTGACAGCATAGTGGCTGGTGAAGGAGCACGCATCATGTTGATCAGGAATGTCAACGTAGAAGATGGACTCGTCAACGGGACATTCGGGACCATCTTCACCATGGTGACCGACAACCATGATCCCAAAGCCGTGAGACTTCTTGGTCTCCGGCTGGACAACCCCACAGCAGGACAGAC includes the following:
- the LOC127537664 gene encoding uncharacterized protein LOC127537664 produces the protein MRKYRHLRTPCQPVNTLMTAAIAAFRNTISHGPTYVCTVCHRTMFPNQVKLCKRDKYSTSVKVAEACLTGSYVHVCAAECSSPCSLPPERLQEWICHNCDSHLSRGRIPTHAVANNLQLAPIPPELDQLNVLERQLIAKVLPFAKIIALPKGQQRAVHGAVVCVPSEVESVVNSLPRPRTEAQLLHVKLKRHIRFKGHQHFYMVNVKKMLTALEKLREQHSEYTDVTIDEEAAFQYLLQDSDDDNSNDEDSSQRGDDIPDEELLQACDSCTEPLQANSAANTTTERQKELRPGLALDTCMQPPDIAQEILSYGDGIFSVAPAQGNKPVGFFAIPKLEAMAFPVQFPTGQNTLDEDRPIKLSPSRYFNARLFGADTRFAEDQSYLFFAQFVSETNIARGSMSIQMRKGRKRTSDGRVVKNSMLQNKEELERLIQAREALRFMQPLRGTPAYWHKSLKDLHAMLRQLGKPTFFVTFSAAEMRWPEVIQVIKAQQGQTLADFSQLDWKSKCDILRSNPVTVMRMFHHRVNALMADLILSPAQPIGEVEDYFYRVEFQARGSPHIHMLVWVKDAPVYGEDLDQVVCKYIDRYISCKMPDPKEDPELHKIVSEVQVHSKSHSFSCKKGNVVCRFGFPKLPFDNTWITNPCECEVEMEEEEEEEEEVVRQARRERIQRQQQDAKEKLQHLRQLLMDPKASFKDLSDLLQRCNLERDIYMNCAEKLTSGSVVMLKRHPNDCWVNAYNPDLLRAWNANMDIQYVLDEYSCAMYMMSYMTKPEHEMTEFLKSVVKTARESDLNQQQEMRRIMQAYAKHREVSAQEAVARTCSLPLKKCSRSVIFLSTDEDGMKMSLPMSRLNDMAPESEEVWMMGVPDKYLFRPQTREFEGMCLAEFASDYRVIYGQHAQRNSAIALRDNKGYIAKRTAGREAVIRFARFSETKTPEKHFRRLLKLYLPHRSDHQLNDGGRTAYEDFYKFRPDVKRIVDNNKKRYEEKGAGMDKALQRVEEGPVLNAWNSFAPEVEVDRQECLNLRQTVTEDNEEDAVPDFDVSLPAPRIEVPRLSPDFVRKMFQSLNETQACIFYAVRQWCLQRVWGHNPEPFHYFVSGGAGCGKSHVIKCIHEEATRILRELPRFRDMADMSQPAVLLTAFTGTAAFNIAGKTLHSVLKLPRSLEPPYQGLGNALDELRASLSSVEILIIDEISMVSKKLFAYVNWRFQQLKGNRRPFGGVSILAVGDFYQLPPLGRAKPLCVYEDTEFDLWRDHFSIVNLTEIMRQKDDRAFAELLNRLRVKRKEDPLSLADRELLLRAVSDGKDLRGETLHVFATNKQVDSHNADAVSSLLEQQITIVAQDFRKDVTTGRKVPVQNVTGTKTDLPDSIVAGEGARIMLIRNVNVEDGLVNGTFGTIFTMVTDNHDPKAVRLLGLRLDNPTAGQTLRKKLLGPTDDLVYIERSEESFGRKGGVVRRQFPIKLAFACTAHKVQGMTVTSAVVSLKRVFQPGMAYVALSRTTSLQGLTITDFDEKKIYADPTITTALRDMRSASFQGVTPLLNFGKLTDRPRNTVTVIHHNTQGLPSHIVDLRAHPELRLADVLCLTETHLSGPPVSPSFHLEGYTMSERSRPESYDSGSDMAAKAGGGVAIYYKNTLTAEAPRWTHVMGLECLAVKVEAPVKMLVATVYKPPNYALLRFLQSLNTLLDTLELMNHQPIVVCGDFNEDLLSRGHKSIRDAFLSRGYTQLVHESTTDKNTLIDHIYISQPEKCVQSGVLQSYYSYHSPIYCILTD